ttgtgttttatgtttatattattatataaaatgacaACAGGAGCTCATTACAATATTTTCCATGACTTAAGTACTTtttcaatttagttttttttccaaGGACTACTCAGCACTGGAttttagcatgtttattttccatgacttttCAGGTTTTCCAGGACCCATATAAACCCTGTTTGCAATTTAGCTAACTAGTAATGCAAGCTCACAGGCACTTACCAAATGTAAAAGTAGGACACATTAAGCTACTCACTTTGGCACAAATTACACTGCATACACAGCTGCTGCCTACACACTCCGAAGAATGCTACACGTTCAGTTCTGTGCAGGTGAGCAAAGAGATAATGCCACTGTTTTGACAAGCCCTGCCTTGAATGCCACCATTATCACTAGGAATCAAAAGTGTAacagctgtttttttccccttctttttttattggccaAGTTGGGCTGCTTAATTTCAAGCGCTAAGAAACATGTTTAGAGTGTCATAATCTAATTTTAATAAACAGTTTAAACAGCCATGGTCAAAGAAGGTCAAACTATGCAAATTCTTCTGTGTGTTACTAGTTGAACttactttattggaaacaaccAAAATCTGCCGAATCGGTGAAGAGGCATTTTGGCCCATTAAGAGGCATTTTCCTCTATATAAAACTTTCAGTTCACAGTTGTTTTAGGGATGTCTTGCTTGAACGGCCAACTTCACATCACGCCACAGTTCATGGCTTGGCGACTTGAAAATACACAACAGATTTATTCTAGTTTATTGTGCCGATCTGCTTGTTTACTCCTGTGTTTGGAATTACCCCTCAACCTTGAGTTTTAGAGTGAATGGTTTCATCATAACCTGATAAAACTCAAACCATCCCTTCACAACTGCTAGCCATCCAAACCCTGGGACCAGCCAGTAAAGCATCCTCACACATTCATACCAAGaggggtatttatttatttattttctaaacaGTGCTTTAGCCTCTACATCTTTCCAGGaactgtttgtttattgttacaTCTTCTGGCCTTCACATCAAGTCACTGCATCATAATTTGGTTGCAGACTGAAGTAAAGATCCCTTTATCATTTGGTTATCTATGCTAAGACTAATGTTTCTTCTTAGGTCCTACACTACCTGCATACACCCACAACCAATTAGCACACCTGAAAAGGTATTTCACAAATAAGGATTTCTGGCTTAGCCAGACACATTTAAGCCAATGATCAAGACTTTATAATAGTGTAACCGTTAAGGACAGTCTTATTATAATCATCCTCACTCTGGGTTTTAAACTGTCCCACTTAGGTCAAGCATTTGGTGTTGGCACAGTGTTTGTCTTTCtccaaacataaaaaaaaaaaaaaaagtttttccctggacagcagcgatTTCCTCTATGATGAGCTTGAATAAACACCAGTGGATTCCAACACATACTTTCACCAGCAAGTGAAGGAAATAACTGCAGATCTGTAGGTTTTCCCCTTAATGAAGACTCTACAGCTTGCCTGTGCCCTTATTCTGGTTATACGTCCTACAGAGAGTATCAACAGGACTGGAGCTCTTATGTTCATAAACCATGCACGCCACAGCAGACAGATGGAGGCCCAAGACACATCTCCTTGCTCTAATTCAGGGGTGGGGAATTGCACAGCTTTGTGGCTTTCCTgttcaagcacacctgattcaacttaaCCCTTAATTGCCAGGGttgtgtgttagagcagggaaatttACTAAACTGTGCTGAACTCTAGGCCCCCAGTTCCACACCCCTTCTCCAACTAATGTGTCTTGAATTTCTCATTCCAACATCCAGCCGATGACCTGGAACTCGACTGAAGCCCACCACCTCCAAGTCTTCTCCTTTCATGTGACGTAGAACTATGGTAATATCTCCCACGGTAGTTACTTCAGTTAATAGCGATGTGAAAGGATCCTCAAAGTCGACTCAATTTAGGAGGATGGATCTGCAGGCCCATGTGCATTTTTATTGGTGTCCACCAGAAAAAGAAggggtttctctcaaggttccTTTCCCACACTTTGAGAGTTCTTCTTTGCCATTGTCGCAACTGGCTTGCTCACTTTGGGGCTCAGGCTGAGATCTGtgtaaatctgctttttgaCAACTTCCACTacataaataaagattttttttttttaactcaaaGCACCTTTCCCCTACTCAAGGctgctttaaaaatcatttgaacatgaaaatgttaaacaaACATTACATAGGAACGCACGACATGTCTATCAGATAAATGACAAGAACACTACAGGACATATAGTGAAAACTAATGGGTTAACCTTGAAATAACAGCTCCAAAAGCATCTCGATGGTCCACTGTTACAGAACAGCATCCAACGTCCCTATCCCAGGCTTGGCATGCTGCTAATTGTACTACATAGGGCTAGCACGATATAGTTTCAGCATTCATCGCAACATTCAGCATATAGTTTCAGCAGTCATCGCAACTTGCACAGTAGTCAGAAACACAGGACGTGCAAGGTAAACTGCATGAGACCTCACTGTTGTGAGGTCTCATGACATGAGGCAGATTGTATCTGCCAAGATCATTTCATTTACACCCATCTTcgatacacagagtgcattatcAATACCATGAAATGCCGGATCAAAAAGTGTGTAAATATTACTTTTACAAGTCAGTCCACACGCTTCTTTCACGTTCAGTGATGGTTTTGTATTTTTCAGCTTGTCTAGAAATGCATGTAGCCAATAGCATGACTTGCACATCCTGACTGTAGAGGCAGCATAGAaacaagaaataccaattttcgcacaatgctgctttaaagggacaaaaaaaaaatccctcatCCCTTACCAGATGCAGTTAATCAGCCATCTTATCCcagaaaatacatttatattaaagcTAAAACTACAACAGTTGTGCAAAAGTGTTGGCCCATTATTCCCATCATGTCTAGATTAAGCAAGTAATAAATGTGTTCCAGACCACACGGATCTGCCTGTGCCAAACAAAGATCAGGATGCGTTTCAggcatgttttttatttttgttattactTACTCGTTTTTTAGGGAATTGTTAAAGTGTCACATTCAATTGTGGAAACTTCCTACAACACAAGTTCATTTTTGGTTCATTTTAATGACACATTAATAAAGCAATAACCCCTGGTCAGAAACTGGCCATTTCCATCTCTCCTTACTGGAGATCTGATGATGGATTGGATGGATAGCGTTGGTCAGACAGTAGCTATATGCACCTGTCAGGTGTGAGCCGGGCCAAAGTTCAGCTCTTCGAGTAAATAGCAGTAAAACTTTACCTTCCAGCCGTTGGAGAGGTCCGGTACAAACTGTATAGCTACGAACAGAAGCAGGGCACTTCTGTGGAGGGATTTTGGTgggatttgtattttttgtgtgGCACCCAGCTGCACTCCACCCAAACATGGACTCAAATTCCCCTCCATAAACACAAATTACCTCTGAAAAGCCGAACAGAAAGTTCAGAACCTCTAGCATGTCGGcttatgtttttaattttacaCTGGGACTATTTTTACTGGTCACATAGAGATAAATATactagctatgctagctaacTTCTTGCAGGTCCAGCGTCCAGCGTCCGTGGCTGCAGTGTTAGCTAGCCACAGTCCCAAACTCCAATGTTTTATGGTCCAAACCGATGATGAGCAATAAGCCACAAACAGACCGCACGGTTTCCTATTTGGAGCTGAATGACTGACTCACCAAATTCCGAAGGGAAGTTTCATCCAACGTCGAGTATCTTTTGTCAGTCATTCCGAACTGTAGGAGCGAAAACTTCAGTCCCGAAAAAGGTTCTCCACAGAGGAGGAGCTGCCGGTGTCTGTccgtctctgtctgtctgtctgtctgtggcgaGTTTCAGAGGATTTCTCCGTTACTGTTCATTGAATATGAAAGTTCGTTCCACTGGAGGTTAAAGGAGAAAAACGAACATGCTAGGATAGCTACTGCCACAAAACCCGAAATTACTAGTCGATGCTTATTCGTGCCTCCTAACGTCGTTATATCGTTCCTCAATGAGGGTTTTCAGTGGGATTCACTGGATTCCAAGGGGACCGTTGGGATTCTCTGACGAAAGCCCAGGGTTAAAACTGTGCTGCCTTAAAAACAAGAGTCCAGTTCAAAAAGGCTCCCACCTGTTGAAGTCCTGGACGATGCAGCAGTCAACTTTTCACCAGTTAGCGAACTACTCAAAAGGATCAAATGTGGAGAGGGAGCAGATTTCCGTCTAGTTGAGCTTCGTCCACCCGGTCTGGGTAACAAAGAGCCCTGGAAACTAATACATAAGCTTATATCCAGTGTGTAGTCTCTATAACCAGAGCAGTCTCCTCTTCTCCTGGACAAACTGACTTTCTCCTTCCTTGCCACTTagtaattaaaaagtaaatccGCCCTTACGGCTCGGCCAATAGACAAGCGAAGTCCCACAGCCACTTACTGTTTCAAATTTCTGGCGGGTTGAAAGCACACATACTGCCCCCTGCCGCACTGTGGAGTCATCACAGCTCCATCTGCCTGGGCTCGGTTGACTGGATCAGTGTTTTCGACCCCAAGTGCTGTAGTCCAgcctgggcgatatggtaaaaatactccATCACGATatttttaagactttttttcccgcaatacacgatatttatcacaatatatgtaatcacagacttaaaaacatcagtagcgacagatccTTAAAAAACTGCTGTTCAGATTCTCTTCCGTACGGAGCACAGtaatttttattcaacatctgctgctcttcatctaattaaaccagtctaatcacactgtttgtaatgaaacctgcagctgatcagtgtgtattaagcactaacagtatcctcgatatgcttagaaaagcatattgtcatCACgctaacaaaatgtatcacgatacaataaaatatcatttatttatagttattgAGAGTCATCAGAATGGTGGTAATAGGAAGCAGGTGTTGTTGTGATTTCTACAATGCAAATATAGCAATTTTATTTccaccatcacactaccaccaccatgtttgattgAATCAatccaaatgtatttatttagtacAAAGCAACTGTATAGAGAGCCGTGTCCGAGCAACGGTGGCAAGAAAAAACGAGAgtaagaaaccttgagaggaacctcctctggtcgacaccagatagcaTATATAATaagcaaaacaggaaaaaacaacACTAAAACAATACTGAATCAAGAAAAATAATAAGCCATTAAAAATGACTTGTTCAAGATGTTTTTTCCACTTGGAGGAACTAATCCAGTCATCCGACACATGTCCCACATTATCAtcattacattacacataatacTCATACATTTCAGaccaataaaaatacatttagctTATTGAGTGCTGAGTCTTGCACTCAATCTTTTGGAAACAAAAAGTTTTAGCTGGACACACTTTCTTAGCCTATGTTTGCTACCTAATGCCTTCCTGAGTTTTTTTGCTGATGTTTCCAATGGGCTGTTGAGTCAAAGATCTGTCCACTGGTGTGATAAATTTGGGATTCGTAAGTATCTCAGAGCGATCAATGTAAGAGACTGTTATCAACAAAGACCCCCAAGACCACATGTGGTCAACTGTTTGAAGGCTGAGACTAACTGATTAAAAGTGGAGTCAGGTGTGCTCTGGCTTGTTTGGAATGAAATGTTCCGGATAAGATTGCAAACCCCTGCTTTGGAGGACCTATATCATGGAATACTGAATCGGAAGTAGCTCCTCCGCAGTCAGTCCGTACACAGAAACTTAGCTGCAGAAAATAGCCCATTTCTTTTTTGACTGTTTCTGTAATGCCACAAGAGccaactcatttacataaccccacctattcagcctaccaaAGTTTAGCCCCaaagtttagccccaccccaccccggttagagcgccgggatatcgataacagggttgtgggttcgattcccgggctcggcaagctgccactgttgggcccttgagcaaggccctttaccctctctgctccccgggcgctggagttggctgcccaccgctctgggtgtgtgtgtgtactcactgcccctaacacgtgtgtgtgtgtgagtgtgttcactaccagatgggttaaatgcggaggacacatttcgctgtacagtccacagtgacgaatacgtgcacctttaatttttacaggggcagtggtggctcagcggttagagcgccgggatatcgataacagggttgtggttcgattcccgggctcggcaagctgccactgttgggcccttgagcaaggccctttaccctctctgctccccgggcgctggagttggctgcccaccgctctgggtgtgtgtgtgtactcactgcccctaacacgtgtgtgtgtgagtgtgtgttcactaccagatgggttaaatgcggaggacacatttcgctgtacagtccacactgtacagtgacgaatacgtgcacctttatcctttacctttatcctttatcctttcaTATTTGTGTTTCAGCTGAGCGTTTTGTGAATGGTGCACAATAcataacagccaatcagaacagaggtcaaaGGCACAatgacaaaaacagcctgttagAGATACAGAGAGGTTGGAGGAtggtctttttaaaaaaaaaaaaaaaaaaaaaaaaaagataaaaccacacaaatgtTATTAGTGGACCTCAAgggaaaacaaataaaacttcTTGTGTTACTGAAAAAGGTTCATTCATTGCACAAAGCTTATGAAAGTGTTGGACATTAGTGACACCTGATGGACAAAAGACAAACAGCAGCTCTTCTTTTATACAGTCCTGGGGGAGCCTGCACTGAGCCAGAtctaagatttaaaaaaaaaaaaaaaaaaaaaaaagatttgaacAAATCCCTGTCTATGTATTAATTCAAATATTTAGTACATAGTCCTTACAAACATTACTACTAAggaaatgttaataataataataaaaataatcattattattattattatttaaaataataatgacaatttaGTCTTATATTATATCTTATATTATATCCACTGAGAGGTATTAACACAGACTGTAAAATAAGGCAAATTCATCTGAGCTAAAGAACAACTGAATGACACCACACAGAGACTACAAACAATGATAATAAATTACTACAAGATAATGTCCATCAAGTTTTTTTCCagattatttcattttagaaaGCATACAACAGTACTGACTGGTGCTTCATGGGAAATATTAAAAGCGATGGTTCAGCCAAAAATCAAATGCACACAATTTTTCCCCTAGCTCAAAGTCAGTTAACCAAGATTGTGATGTGACGAGTTATAAATCATTATAAGATCCCAGGCACCAATTACTGTACTTCTTACTACACCTTCTTACATGTTAGACAGTCTAAGATTacttaacaactttttttttgtttggtaataaacaaaagcaaaaaggCAGTAATTCAGATCCATATCAACAATATGCTGATTATCTTACCAGCAGGTTTGCATTTAATCCCTTTTTACACACCAAAATATGATTTTACAGATGCCAAAAATGCATCATTATTTTATTCACAGCAACTAGAACTATTAACAAATGGAAAAAGGATTAGTCTTGCATCTCATAGTGTTGCATCTCATAATTGAGGGGGGTGGAATAAGTTTTATTATATTGCTTCATCAAACAGTGCTCCCAACCTAATAAATCTCCCCAATTTTAGAGGCAATTAGCCAACCGACTCGTTAGTATTTTCTATAGTACTTTAATagtatcacatgtaatgctccttaCACTGGgaagactgacacatgcctcctctgacacattcCCAATCAGCCAACCAACCATTTCTAACTGCGGCAGGTACCCGGCTCTAATGCATGGGCTGATGCATCTGCTAGCAGGCGCCCGTGATAGCCGGCATCATACTGAAGTgaagtggagagagagtgagaccaattgcgctctctctgaGCGGCAGTGAGCATGAcacaggattcgaaccagcgatccacaggtcatagtggcagcaccttggAGCCCTAGTTTGCACAATATTACCCTGGTGACCAGAAGCTCATGTATAGGTACCTTGTTTAGCctctaaaaacactaaaaaggTAAGCCTAGGGATAACTGGAGTGCACATATGATTTTTGGCCGAATCATTCGTTTTAAAAGCATACATGATACAGAACAGATAACAGTCTAGGAGTAATTATACAGTTGTTTCAGAGTGCTAGTAAGTTCTGAATTGACTCTTGATTGAGGGATACCAACAACTTAAGTTCTTCAGTGCATTGTTGAGTTACAGAATGATTGAATGAGCCTTCCGACTCGTGGCCTCCAATAGAGAGCAAGTCTACCATCTCAAGGGTGCTAGTGTGTCTTCTTAACAGGTCCTTTGTCAGATTTATTGCGCTCTGCACAATCACCGAGGGCTGATACTTGTTGAAAGCGTAGTCTGCCAGACTTAGCTCACAGACTTTGCGGGCAAAGCATTTATACCTTTTCATAGTGGACAGTTGGTCCTCAGTAGGTTTAAAGTCGTTGCAGTTGCTGCCCTCGTGAACACTGAAGATTTGACCATGCCTTCCATCAGATCTATGCCAGGATAACTCCTTACTGATAAAGTAGTCGAGGAAGAAAGCGAGAGTTGGTGCAGCCAAGCGAAAGTTGAGTCTGAGAAGAATGAGACATTCTAGGTTGCACAGCTGCTCTCTGGAGAAGGAGTTGCAACAGAGTGAGAGCAGCTGCTTGATGCGAGGGGAGCACACCTCCACCTGATGGATTTACAGAAAGAAACAGATATCAACCGTCTAAATAAgcataaaacacaataaaacagaTAAGGCTTGTATATGGTTTTATTAAAGGCTTTTAAAGGCTGATTTTTTACACTTATGggttttatgtaccaaaaacagtTTTCATTTCTACATGTTCATTTTCTAACCTCTAATCTTCTTATTCCATATAATAAAGCAGTCTGTACTGTGCCTTTGAGACTGGGATATGTAAATTGTCTCTGCTATCAGGGCTAAAACACTCTTTATAAGGGCTGGCTGATGACAACACTGTTGAATTCGCTGTTGGAAACTGAACAGACTTCAGGGTGGTACACCGAAAATAGACACATGTTAAACAGAGGTTACTCCGGTAACTTACATGTTTTGTTGCAATCAGCAAGGCCGTGATGCCCAGCAGCTGGAAGCAGTCCGCAGCCACAGACGTGGTGGCCAAAAAACGGTCCATTATGTTCACTGCCAAGCAACAGGATTCAAAGGAGAGGCTGAAGTGTTTATAAACTGCTAGAAGCCAGCTGACCAGTTTGCACCGCGCTTCTGCCGTAATCTGTTGGGGTGGAGTTCAATAATGTaaagacataaataaataaacagctcTAATATGATTTTAGCTCTAATGATGCTTTCACTTATCAAGAATGACAAATGCTGCCGTAGatgatgctccaaaatgacagagAAAGCTGTACGCTACAGCATCAACaatgataaataaaaatattagtaGTATTCTGGACATGTGATTGCACTATGAGCATACAATCACAGTTCTATGTATAGTACAATACTCCAATGAGTTAATCCCTGGTTTCATAGCTGTCTATTGCCAGgggtcccagagagcataacagATCACACTCTCTGGGATGGGATAGGATGGTCCTCCACCTCATCACTCAGCGCAGTGCAAGCCAGTGCAGGTgtttgttagctgatgtaaaagAACTATCAGTTAGCATTCTCCTTTAAGCACATTCAGCTGCATTACTAGGTACTATTGATACTACTGACAAACAGAATTCACCTATAGGCCTCCTTCAAAACAACTAGTAGGCCCAGGTCACCAGTAATAACTCGTTTTCTAGCTTTTTGCTCTGCTTCCACACGTGTAGCTAACATACTCAAACTCTTGATTTTCATGATCCTGGTCTACAAGTTGAGTatcagccccaccagtttaacattttaacattcACCTACAATGCTTAACAACGCACAAAAACgacaaacaatatatatagcGCTAAGTTTAACTATTATATACTCGGTTTCAAGCAGTAGTTTAGTCACAGTTTTTAGTCTACTGTAGGCTACCTGTGGTTGACGAGCCAAACAGTCAAGAGCGAGGAACTTCTCCTCGTTGTTTTGCTGAATGATGAAGCAGCTCTCGTCGTAGTTCATCTCATGCCAGTCAGCTGTCAGTCTCTCGTCCTGCTCTCTTAGCCACGATACTGCTGCGTGTTTGGATGGAGAAGGGCTTTGTAGGTCCTCTTCGAAGCCTGAATCGCTGAAATTGGACATGTTTTGGTTGATATTAAAAGAAGCCCCCAGCTCAGAAAACAATTCGTCTTCGTCTGAGGGTTTCAAAGCTCCGGACCATCACTTTGTTGTTAAGGGCTAACGTGCAAAAAGAGATTtctgctgtgttgtttttttatcacCCGTTTTCCGTCTAACTCCGCCTCACTTGTAAATCAACATGATCTGCTAGCCAATCGTAGATTGTAACCCTGAGCAATGTGAGCAAATAGTAGCGCAGTAGGCGGGGTTTGCTAGAATGCGGGTGGGAAAAAAGTAACGCAGCTTTTCCCGGGTCGCTTAGCGCGCATCGCCGGACTCCAAGCCTCCCAGCGTTTCTGTTGCCCTGGCAACTCGCGTTTGGGCGGGGCGAAGCAGTCCAGTGA
This Salminus brasiliensis chromosome 20, fSalBra1.hap2, whole genome shotgun sequence DNA region includes the following protein-coding sequences:
- the LOC140541947 gene encoding cyclin-O; its protein translation is MSNFSDSGFEEDLQSPSPSKHAAVSWLREQDERLTADWHEMNYDESCFIIQQNNEEKFLALDCLARQPQITAEARCKLVSWLLAVYKHFSLSFESCCLAVNIMDRFLATTSVAADCFQLLGITALLIATKHVEVCSPRIKQLLSLCCNSFSREQLCNLECLILLRLNFRLAAPTLAFFLDYFISKELSWHRSDGRHGQIFSVHEGSNCNDFKPTEDQLSTMKRYKCFARKVCELSLADYAFNKYQPSVIVQSAINLTKDLLRRHTSTLEMVDLLSIGGHESEGSFNHSVTQQCTEELKLLVSLNQESIQNLLAL